Part of the Bacillus clarus genome, CTCTTTCTAATTCTCTTAATTGTTTTGTTAACATTTTCGAGGTAATCCCAGGAAGTATACTCTTTAACTCACTAAAACGCTTTCTTTTAGTGATTAAATAATACATAATTAATATCTTCCATTTTCCACCTATCATATTTAGTAATAATTCTATTCCACAATTATAAGTAGCATCCTTCAAAATAATACCTCCTATTTATATATGTTAGGTTGGATTAAACCAACTATATATCCAACAACAACCATTATCAGTTATCTTTCCACTGAAATTTTAACATATAATCACAAGCTAAGTATACAAACAAATCCAAATTTTGAATTTATTATTATTATTGTAGAAAATTACTTAAGCGCCATTGTTTAATTTTAAAACAGAGCCTTTTTCTCCAATATAATTTTGAAAAACTTGAAGCTTTAAAGAATCTGCATGATTTCTTATATATAAATACTACACTCCCTATAAAACCAGTGGCAAGCAAAAAACTATTTTCATATGTTGAGAAAAAACAAACAGCTATCACCATCCCTGTACATTTTTAAATACCGTTTCTCATTTTCATTTCCATTAAATTTAAGTAAATCTGAGATTTATACTTTTTTGATAAAAATAAGAAACATTACTTGTAGTAAACATATTGTTTACTTTATAATTTAATAAACACTGGATACTTTCTATAAAGGGGGTTGAATTATGATCGGAGAGATAATTAAAAAACTAAGAAAAGAAAAGAATATAACTCAAGAACAATTAGGTAATGCTATTGGAGTTTCTAAAATGGCTATCTCTTATTTTGAAAAAGGGAAAAAAGCGCCTGGTCGTGAAACATTGGAAAAAATAGCTGACTTTTTTAATATTACAACTGATTATCTATTAGGTAGATCAGATGATCCGGAATTAACTGAGTTTGAATCTAAGGTTGTGACTGAAGAAGGAAATAATATTTTAAAGCTAATAGAAACCCTTCCGAAAGAAGAGCGTCAAAAAGCATGGGAACAATTAGAAATGTATGTTAACTATATAAAATCAAAAAATAACAGCTAAGCAAAAAGCTGCCTCATTAGGCAGCTTTTTGTTACCAATTTTTAATGCGTCACACTTTTACTATAATAATTTTTAAATATTAATTCATTATTTAAAGAGGACTTTTGCTGAGGATATGGAGGTAATAAATAAACATAAATCTTAAAATTTTGGTTATATAATATATATTGATTTTATTTTAATTGAAAGCTCTAATAGCAATATTATAAATATTCACATTAAGAATTTGTTTCCTCACCAAGAGATTAATTTAAACCTAAATATTTTTTTGGTAACTGTGAATAAAAAATATTCCCCGTTTCTTCACACATTTCTAATGATTTTTTTATTAATTTTTTATCTTCTCTAGCTAAACCCAGATACAAAGTTTGAAAGTCAGTAAGTTCTCCGGTTCGATTTGCTAAATGCATTAATAACTCTTCTGCTTCTTTATTTTTACCTTGCTTTACTTTTAAATATGCCAATTCTGCACAATGAATCCCCTCTTCTAAACAATCAATTTCTTCTCCCCAATAAATAAAAAGAAAATTCAATGTATTTTCGATAAGCTGCTTCTTTCTTGCAATTCCAAGGCTAGAAACACCTCCCAATACTTCAAGACTTTTTCCTAAAAAGAACTTTGCAGTTTTATAATCTTCAAAAATATAAGATTCTCCGATTTTTAACAATGCGTTTATTTTCGGAATTACAAAAAAATTATTACACTCAGATACATCTAAAATCTCTTTGGCAATTTCTCTTGTTTCATTAATATTTCCTCGTTGCAAAGAAATTATACATACAGCCTCTTTAAATCTAATCTCAAAACATGTTCTAATAAATTTATTTTTAATGTTTTTAATATCTAATTCAATTTCTTGTAATCGATTAAATAATAGCCTATAATTCCCTAAGTGATATAACATTTGACAAATTAAAATCTCTGTTAATATTTGCATTTCTAATGTTTTAGAGCTTTTATTTTTTTTCACGATTAAATTATACAATGTTTTAAATTCCCATTTCTCCGTGTACATTCTATAAATTAGATTATATACACTAGCCCATTCTTTATTACATGAAGCTCCAGTGTTCAATTCCTTATCAACAACTTGTTTTAATAGTTCGAAATCTCCCTTTAAAGCCAAGTACTCCATAGCTTCACGTAAATTTCTTAATTTATTTTTTTCTATGTATTTTTTTATCAAATCTCTTTTTATGGTCATATCTTTATACAAACAGTTTAATGTTTTAGAAAAATAACAGAACCTCATTTGTGTTCGCCCATTTAAAACATCTGAAACAATACTTTGGGTTACCCCCCAATATTCTGCTAATTCTTTATTTGTAATCTTTGCTCCATACAAATCGTTATTAATTTTTTTTAACAAAGCTTCCATCCTGTCCTCCTAGAAACGCAAAGATAAATATTTTCAATTACAGTTTAATAAGATATTTGTATTTTAGAATTTTTAAAATGTAAATCCATTTAACTATATAGAATAAGATATAATTATTCTATCATTTCAAAATGATTCCGCTAATTTTTTTGAGTAAATATGCAAAATTGCATATTTTAAACACAAGATATATATTGCTATTATAAAATATAAAAATTTATAATTTATTATCTATATTGAAAGTTTGTCTTCAAATAAAAAAGATAATATCGCAGTTAAAAGTACAACTTTTAATTCGGTCTAAATGTCTAAATATACCTAATATTACTACTACTTACTAGCAACCAATTTATTAAAAGAGAAAAATAATATACATCCTGTTTTATTATTTTAGTCTTGTAAATTAGATTTTTTAATTGTTTGCTATAATGCCTCTGCCAAACTCATTACATGCGGTTCACATAACATTCTAAAATGATATCAATCTACTTGAAATACTTCTACTGTCTCTCATGTATGACAGCCCTATTCCACATTGGTTGCTTATTACGATCTTTTTCATTTCACCTAAGCAATATCTTTTGTATGGTCCTGTAAAACATTAGAATGTACAAAGCATTTGAAATTCTTTAGAAATTAAATAAAAAGAATACACATTCCTAAAATCCCATTTTAATTTTTAGACTTTTAAATCAATTCACTTTATCTAATTCTCAATATATGGTACAATTACGTTTGTATAATTTATGAAGTTATAGATTTATTTTCCATTGTTTCAGTAATTATTTCCTTAACTAATTTGAAACAGGAGGTTTTTTAATATGAAGAAACTAAAGTCCGCAGTACTTATCGGCGCATTAACTATTGGTGGTTTTACAGCATCAGGAGTATTCTCAATACCAAATCAAGCATCAGCTGCAGCAGTAAAATCGTCACCTGTAGTGGACGATTGGAGATGGCAATCCTTTTTCCTACTTCATCACAATGCTGATTACCGAGCTGAGTTAGCTGTAGGCACGCTAAGGCATGGTGATACTTTTGATATTACATGTGAAGTTGGAGGCTTCGATAATGGTATTGTAAAAATATACCGTATAAATAGTATCGGTGATGGTATGGATGAGTTACAGCGATTTATAACAATCCAAGGCAAAGATACAGGTCAACACTTTAAGAGTAGATTCACTACACCTATCACAACTGTATATACACCAGGAAGCTATGTAGCTGTACTAAAAGTAGGTGAACATTACTATTACGGTGATGCGTTCGAAATTACGAAATAAACTATATTTTTATTTACTTGCAACTACTTAACTATAAAAAATCACTAGAGGGAGAAGTTAGTATGAAGAAACTAAGAACTGTAGTTTTAGCTGGGCATTAACATTTTGTGGCTTCACATCATCTCAAATATTTACAGAACCTCACCATGCATCGGCTGCTAAAGGTGTTTATGATGACTGGAGATATCAAGAATTTTTCTTAATTCATCACAATGCAGATTACAGAATAGAATTAGCAGTAGGCAACCTTAAACATGGTGATACTTTTGACGTCACAACTCAAGTTAGTGGGACCGATAAAGGTATAATTAAACTATATCGAGTCGATTATAGTGACAGCGATTATGGTGATTTACAACGCTACAAAACAATTCAACCATCAGATACGGGCAATCCCAATTACAGTAAATTTACTACACCTATTACAAATGTATACGAGCCAGGCAGTTACGTAGCTGTGCTAAAAGTAGGCGAAGATTACTATTACGGTGGAAAATTCACCATTTCAAGATAATTGACAGCCGACTCTTATGATATAGTCCCTTACACTTACTTGTTAGAGGGGCGACTCAAAATAATCATAGTCTATTCATATAACAAGCCATAATGTGAATTTCATATCTTTATTTCTTCTTGTAAGAATTATTTATTTAACGCTTTATCCAATAAAATTCGCCTTCCTCAAGTTTAGGAATGGAATAAACCGAAGTAGCGTCCTGGGAAACGAAAGGTTGCTTTCATCGTGAGGCTGTGGTTCCCTTAATTCAAAATTCGTTAGAATCGAAGTGGAGGATAGCTCACTTGCTTATACAATACCTAATCCTGGATGAATATTCCTTATAAAGAAAAACATAAAAAATCGCTCTTATCATTAACAAAAAGAACCACTTAAAAAGTGGTTCTTTTTGTTAATGATATAGCGATCAAGAAGTTCTTTCTATGCATAATATGATAGGTTGAATAATTGGAAGCATGAAACATGTTCACCTTAATTAATGCACCAGATTATTGTCGAGAAAATTTTTCCTTCTATTTAAACTATATGGTATGGTAACTGTACAAGTAGCCCACGAACCTATACGGTCTGTCGTGGGAGTAGTGATGGTACACTGCTGCACATCAGCGATACCAGAAACAGATTACATCCTAGTAGCAAAAACCCCACTGATGTTAGTCAGCCTCCCTCTTTAGGAGGGAGCTGTTAATTCTTTTATATTTGATGATAGAATAGAAAAGGTTATTGAATAAAGAAGAATTGATTAACAAATCCTGATTTTAATATACAAAAAGCACATAACAAAACAGGACTATTGGCTAATAAAACCCCTATCAATTATATATTCTTTATGTTACAAATCCTGTGTACCAATTACATATTTTGCGATACGAGAAAACTTTAATCTGCCTTTAAGCGTGGAATGAAAGTATCACTTTCATATAACAAAAACATTTTAAGATCTATTCAAAATCCTGTAAACGACCCTACAATGATTATGTTCTCTGAAAAATGAATATTGTATGCGGTTGCTCCATCAATTTCATTTCGTGCGTAAAACAACCTATGTCGTCAAGAACTAGAAGACGCTAAAACATAAAGAAGAATATCATAACAAACAGTACAGTAGCCCGCGGACTTTAGTCAGCTTTTCCTTTTAGGAGTGGACGTGTCAATTATAGATGTAATATTGTCTAATCTTGTAATTTAGTAATATCAGAAATACGTTCCCTTATTTATAAGTAGGAGATTTTAGTAAATTGTAATTATTTACAGCATCTATTCTCCTTTAAATTAGAGTTTATTAATTTAAATTTCAGACAGAAAGAGAATCCCACTGTTAAAATACTACTTTTAACAGCAAGATTCTCTTTTAAAATAATCTAAAAAGACTTAGACATACATTAGATACTTATAAATCCCCTTAATTAGTAACCTTCGAACTAGCTTTTTCAAGTGTCTGTTGCAAACCCTTTGCCAAACTAATTACATGAGGATCACGTAACATTGTAAAGTGATCTCCATCTACTTGAACTACTTCTACCTTTTCTGATGTATGACGACTCCAATCCAGGCCATCATATTCCCCATCTATTGCTTCAAAGAAAGTAATAGGAAGAGGTGCCATTTTTGCTTGATAACCATTTACCGCACGAAGTGTAGATTTCCAAGTACGGAGCCAGCTTTCCATCTGTTCAGTTGTGAAATCAGCGTTTACGATATCTGCTCTCTTACATAAATCCATTAAATACTGTAATTGAGCTTCATCATTCATATTTCGTAATTCCTCTATTGAAAGTTGCTCCAACTTCATACCAAAACTATTTAAAAGAGTATCACCGAAGAACCAAACCATATAAGCATCATCTAATTCAGGATTTACACTTGGAGGACAAATATCCATAATTGCTAGTGCATCTACTGTCTCTCCTTGTTTTTGAAGTTGATATGCCATTTCATATGCAATAGTACCGCCAACACAATATCCACCTATTAAATATGGTCCTTCCGGTTGATGTTTTTTAATTGCTTCAACATAGTATGCCGCCATTTCCTCTAAACAAGAAAATGGTTCTCGCTCACCATAAAGACCTGCAGACTGTAATCCATAAACAGGTTGATCTGAACCAAGGTCACGAGCTAAGTCTGCAAAACACATAACTTGTCCCATAGCTGGATGTACGATATAAATTGGAGGAAGTGAACCCTTAGAATTAATAGCGACTAAAGGTGACGTTGGCATGAAATCGTCGTCCCCACTAATAAGCTGTGCTAAGTGCTCGATTGTTTGCCCTTCAAATAATACCGATATTGGTAATTTTTTATTAAATTTCCGTTCAATTAATGACATAAGCTTAACAGCCAGTACGGAGTGACCGCCAAGATCAAAGAAATTATCAGTCACACCAATTGAATTAATATTTAAAAGATCTTCCCATATTCCAGCTAACTCCATCTCCAATGTATTACGAGGAGCAACCTGACCAGACTCTACCATAAAGTTACTTGTATCAGGTGCAGGTAATGCTTTACGATCAACCTTTCCATTTGTAGTCAAGGGTAGTGTTTCTAATTTAATGAATACAGAAGGTATCATATAATCTGGCAATTTCTCTTTCATAAAGGAACGCAATTCATTGATAGAAATTTCTTGATTTAATACAGGAACGATATAAGCAACTAAACGCTTGTCATGATTTTCATCTTCATGTACTGTCAAGACTACTTCACGAATGGTTGGAAAAGCACTAATAACCGATTCAATTTCACCTATTTCCATTCGGAATCCCCGAATTTTGACTTGTTGATCAATTCGTCCTAAATATTCAAGCTCCCCATTCATCGTATAACGTGCTAAATCACCACTTTTATAAAGTCTTGAGTTAGAATCAGAACTATACGGATTTGAAATGAATCGTTCTTGAGTTAAATCCAATCGATTTAAATAACCTCGTGTAACGCCAGCGCCACCAACATACATTTCACCTGAAACACCATCTGGAACTGGTTTCAAATTTTGATCTAAAACATATACAGATAAGTCCGGAATAGGAATTCCAATTATGCTTCCTTGAGGATTTCGA contains:
- a CDS encoding AimR family lysis-lysogeny pheromone receptor, which encodes MEALLKKINNDLYGAKITNKELAEYWGVTQSIVSDVLNGRTQMRFCYFSKTLNCLYKDMTIKRDLIKKYIEKNKLRNLREAMEYLALKGDFELLKQVVDKELNTGASCNKEWASVYNLIYRMYTEKWEFKTLYNLIVKKNKSSKTLEMQILTEILICQMLYHLGNYRLLFNRLQEIELDIKNIKNKFIRTCFEIRFKEAVCIISLQRGNINETREIAKEILDVSECNNFFVIPKINALLKIGESYIFEDYKTAKFFLGKSLEVLGGVSSLGIARKKQLIENTLNFLFIYWGEEIDCLEEGIHCAELAYLKVKQGKNKEAEELLMHLANRTGELTDFQTLYLGLAREDKKLIKKSLEMCEETGNIFYSQLPKKYLGLN
- a CDS encoding helix-turn-helix domain-containing protein, whose amino-acid sequence is MIGEIIKKLRKEKNITQEQLGNAIGVSKMAISYFEKGKKAPGRETLEKIADFFNITTDYLLGRSDDPELTEFESKVVTEEGNNILKLIETLPKEERQKAWEQLEMYVNYIKSKNNS
- a CDS encoding DUF5065 family protein, producing the protein MKKLKSAVLIGALTIGGFTASGVFSIPNQASAAAVKSSPVVDDWRWQSFFLLHHNADYRAELAVGTLRHGDTFDITCEVGGFDNGIVKIYRINSIGDGMDELQRFITIQGKDTGQHFKSRFTTPITTVYTPGSYVAVLKVGEHYYYGDAFEITK